In Papio anubis isolate 15944 unplaced genomic scaffold, Panubis1.0 scaffold239, whole genome shotgun sequence, the genomic stretch ttaaaaacaaagtaaaactacATTATATCctactttttgtctttgtatAAAACTAAATAGCATTCATTCAATATCTGATTAAAGGAAAATCATATAAAGGCATAGGCTAAGATTCTAAACAcacccaaaataaaatataaaggtaggaatgtgataaataattttattttgtgattttgaaaattgaaattaaattctGCTTTCTTATTCAATTTGGGCATTCAATAAAGCAACCCAAATTGGAGCTTAAGTCTCTAGGTTGGTAGAGTCAGTATTTTTATATTGCTACATTAAATGGAAGCAATACATTTCACGATATTTAATACAAATCAGAATATTATGGCTAAATTTAGACaaggtaaaaaataaagtctctctagttttatttatttaaaatgtccagaTTAATTGCTCAGAATCTGACTTTCTAAAAGCTCCCCAGATGGTTCTTATGAATGGGTAAATCTATTATTAGTGAAAAATAACCTATATCTTTGAATCATCTGGAGGAATGACACAACTAATGTCTAGACCTTACCCACTGAGGTGCTGAGGTAATTTTTCTGCAATGGGTCGTGGGCATTAGTATTTTGTAAGTACTCTTCACTTGATACTATTCTGGAGACAGAGCTAAGAAGTACTGGTCTAGAACTTGAAAACTGATGCTCATGCATGTCCCACTAATTCCTATTACTCACACCTGGTTTATGTCACTCATTGTATTACTTTCTTCATTATTATCTATAATTGAATCTGCAGGCTCTGAATACTGAACACTCTATGTACTAAAAGGTGTAGCTTCTTAGGAGTAGAGACTCCAATAACACAAGTCTAGAGGACAGAAGTCAGGTTAGTGAAAGAACATTTATGTTTGTGTTGGTGGAGGCAGCTTTTCGAAGAGCCCCAGATCCAGACTGAGACCAGAACAAGACAGTAGCTGCTTCTGGAACTTACTGAGGACAGAAGAATTATCACTGACAAAGGAGAACAACAAAagtagaagagagaaacaaataatgTATGAATAAAACAATTTATGATTTGAAGCAGGCTTCAATAAGAAAAGTAGACCAGAATGTTGCTTTGGGGAATCCTAGCAAACCACACATAAATTTTCCATTTTGCCTCCAGTGAGAACATGTTTTTATGgagtttcaaaaatatatatcaagaaataaaaataccatcCTTAAAATTAACATCATGGTCTTATCACTCGATTGAATACAAGCATTTGAAAACCTGAACTAGCTCCCTAGTCCAAACCAATCTCAGCTTGGGAATCCAAGGCCCCTCACTCTCTAGTCTTCAGTGATTGTTGTAGGCACATATCCCACCATTTTGGGTACTATGTATTTTTAGCCATACTGCTGTGATAGTCTCCTACCTCTGCAAATTTGCTCACTGTCAAAGACCTATCCATGCTTCAAACTACAGTAAAAATCTTCCTTCCTGCCCAAAGCCTTTTTGACTCTCTCCTCCTTTGGAAGTAAAATTCAAGCATTTTGTTTATACTTCTTATTAACTTTATCTTCTAAATTGTACAGTTTGGATACatgtttaaataaacaaagaattgAAGGTAAAACTGTTGagtaattcatttttcttaatccactttggcagccagaagagaaaaaagagatcaCTTGTTTAACTTACTTTTCTGTTCCTCCTTATCATTATCATATATTTTTAGCTGCAGCCTGATTTCTTTCAAGCATAAATAGTTTCATCAGACACTTTTCAAGTTGGATTGAAGCCTAATTTTGAATCTGTTCAACACAATTGCTGTCATTTGCTGGTTCTCAAATCTAAATATAATAGATCCATTAGCTTAATTTTGCCAaagttcaaaacaaataaaattccatCGCACTTTTAATGAGTGAAAAGACTCATTGAACAAATTCCATATTTCCTATCATTTGAAGGAAATGAATCTCCCTTCCTCTACCATGATGTCTCTGTATGCTGAGTGTATTTGCTTTACATGGAGAAATACATCctataagttttttttgttggtttttgttttttacattttaacagcTTTCTATCATGTAACTGTGGGAATGACCACCTTGCTTAGCCTGTGGTCATCCTCTTACCTCTCTAACAACTCATATTCATAGTTGTCCTAAGAATCTGGTTGCAATGCTTACTGGAACACCTACTTGATTCAGACCAAAAGAACATTtactttcttatatttaaaagtaCAATCCTTAGATAGTAGATATTACATATAAGTAGTAAGTTTCATGGTAGCATGGATTAGAATTCTTAAAATGCTTATGCTTTGTTCTCATGTCTAATACTGTAAAAACCATCTTAAGTTTTTCTTACATCTTGAGAGTCACAGGCAGTGGTACGtggatttctttcctttgttgaCTCAACTTGAGAGCTCTCATTGTTTCCAGAAGCACTTTGTTGAGGCTTAGAAGAGACGAAAGGAGATAGAAAGAGATCATTAAATACAAGAGAAATAGTTTGAACAAATAGATCCAAATCATTATTGTAACACATGATATAATATTGTAGTAACATtgcaatcaaaataaaacaataaaatggaaatttgtaTATATCAGAGACCATAAAATCTACCTTGAAAAATTCTCaactttgaaattaaataaattatatttaattttacattagtGATGTCCATTGGGATTATTTtcttactgaaaatatttatttcttccatagtaagattttattttaaggattCTAGTCCCTCACAAAGTATATATCctgtcctttctttttattttaacccCCAGGATACGTAGAAATAATACATGAGAATGAAAATAACCTGTTTTTCTCGATAGGAAGAAAATGACTCGTAACACTTCATAATTTACATAGTTGATTATATTAACTCAAATTCTTTACTAACTAATCAAACTCTGCTTTATATTTCTGGAAACCCTAAATATTATTGTGGAATTCATCTCTCTAGAAACACaattgagaagaaaagaagaaaagaaaattaaagaaaagaaaagaaaaagctgtttCCTACTTCTGGTCAGAGAAGGGTATACCATAATTGCTGGATATAAGTACCACTATAGGTAGGTTTAAGATTAGCCATTCAAACGTGCATGTGTTTCTTGGGAAGAGCTGATTTGAATATTAGCGTTACACTCAGCTCCTCAATCCACGAGGGTACTGTTTTAGGGCACAAAAAATAAACTAGTAAATGCTAATTTGCCTGCGTCTGAGACTTTGATCACAATACATCACAGGAGAGGAAGAAATTGGGTTTCTAACCATCAGGAGTGAAGGAAAACTAAGACACGGTCGGGAGAGAGTACTCAAATTTCACCCAGGTGTTTTTACCTGTACTACTTTCTACACAGCACTCTCTTGGTTTTTCACAGGCAAGTACATTCTTTAGCAggagaacatttttacaaaaacaatatctttataaaactaaaatcCAAGAATAGTTAATAAAGCTGAtagaatattaaatgtaaaaaaagaacatgaacaaagcaaatagaatattagaaaaacagtagaaaataaagTAACTAAGTTCACTAAAATTGATCCTATATAAAGTCACCCAAATGCTGGGCTCTGagtataacaataaataaatagataaaaagtaaatacattcttctttatttatacCTAAAGAAGTTTAACTTCATTGGGTGAAATCCAGAAGGCATTTAGTGTTTTCCACCTCCCAtactccctttttctttcctgtctttcctttgtttaggaaTCCTACATCTGACTTCCCCTCTAacttctctaggaaaaaaaaaaaaaaaaaaaaattaaacaggaaaacaaaagttCTTCTTTCTAATCCTATTAAATTTATTCAATAAGCTTTGGAGTTGCCCTTTAAATCAAGCCAATGAACAAGCCAGTGTTCTGTGTCAGATGCCTTTAGTAAATACAAAGATGACAAAGGGAGCATTTGGGTCTTCATAGAATTCACCTAATCTGATTGTTAGTCACATAAGTAACTCTAATATAAAACTTATTAAATACAAGGAGGCAGAACAgacttgtatatattttaaaagactgatggTCAATTCCATTTGGGGTAATAAGAAAAGTTCTAGTGAAGAGGGTTATTTTTGAAGTGGGTTGCTGAATAACTACGGCAAGAATGACGGAGGACATCCAGGTGAAGGAAAAAAtttaagcaaacaaacagaatgagactcagttgtttatttgttgttctaTAGGGCAGAAGGGGCAATAAGCatgattaaaaatactaaaaagtagAGAGGAGATCACAAAATTGAGCTACAAAGTTTATACTTAATTTAGCAGCCAaaggagggctgggcacagtgtctcaggcctgtatttccagcacattgcgagacagaggcaggaggatctcttgaggtcaggagtgcaagaccagcgtGGAGAACATCATGAGTCTCCTGTCTCtacagttttttttaatgtggtagtttacacctataatcctagttaatgaggaggctgaggctggaagatggcttgagtccgGAAAttctaggctacagtgagctgtaattgtgtcactgcattcttGCTTGGCATagactccaacttaaaaaaaaaaaaaaaaaaaaaacccaaagtgggggtgggggggtcccTTGGATATTTCAAATCAGAGGTATGATGTGGCTAGAGCCCCTGTCAGAATGATATGGCAACAGTACATAGgcaaaaatgaaacagaagaacATGAGAGTGGGGAAACTAATACAGAAGCAATTAAAATGACCAGGTATATGGCAACAACAGCTGAACCGAGATGTCAATCCTGGTGATACAAGAGATTGAATAGTAATCATATGTTCTGAACAAGGGTTAGAACATATGCCATTTGAAGAATTCTATGTAATACAGAATTCTGAAATatagaaactgaagaaaatgtaTGTCTTTAGCAAGAAGGGCGATTTTATATTCCTAATCAAGAGTTTAAAGCACTTGCAACTCCTAAATAGGTAAGTGTTATTGGATATCAGTGTTAAAAACAATACTATCCTTAACAAGAGTCAAAACAGCTATTTATTCTAGCTAAGATACACAGAACATCCACCACCTGTCTTCCCATAACCACCAACTTGCAGATGCTTTGAGGAAACAGGTTAAAAAGAACaagagtaataaataataatactggAAGTCTCCCCTGGCAGTCACAGCCAGAACCACAGCTGCAAAATCATGAAGAATGGATTGAATCACACTAACAGGCAGGGGacattttcaatgtattttgtttctaaaCAATCAGATGACAGAAGAAATAGTCCCATAATTTCCTTGTAAATTTCCTTTCACATATAGTGgcattaaaggaaattaaaaaataaaacacatccatTATTCTAGCAAATCTACTTTTATTCCTGTAACCCTCCCAGAGTTGTTAATATCCACATGCATGAATATCTTACACAGTCACAATTGGGTCCATGCCATTTTTATTCTGCTGTGACATATAACATGAAATGATAGTATATATGATTTGTAGCTCTACTTTACAGGTCTAAAAaattataaggtttttttttttttaatgtgtattataGTTGAAGATTTTTGAAATGTTCTGTTTGGAGTTTTATAGATAATATTTTGGTGAACATTAACCTTCCTGGTACCAGCCTGCATAACTCCTATCATTCTAATCACTGATCCAAACATCAGGCTATCCTAGGCTTCGGGCTCCTTAAAGGAAGATATCATGTGTTATTCATTGTTTCATCTTGGGAGTTAgtacatattttttattcataattttttgtttccttctttttccttttcaccatttaTTTACGATTTCTTTTAGGATTAAGAGAAGGTAAAAATTAGGGTCAGTACTGAAGCAAGGGTAGTGGGCATGTTTATTGTGAGAGAAATCTTTCTAAAAGGTAGCAATTTAAATTGTGTTTCCCaatatgaataaacaaacatgtattaTGCATCCGCTGTACAACAGTATTATGTTTAGAATGGAATCAAATATTTGAAACAGCTCTGTATCTCAAAGAGCTCCCATTTGCTCCTCAGTAGCTGCTcatctttccttctattttcctaataatccttgactcattttttttttttttttttggaggattaCTTTTCTCTCATGGTATGGTACATACCAAGCATTGTTTCATGCATCTAATTTCCTGACCAATTCAAGATATGGGCACATACATAATCCAAGTTAGGTCATTAGAAGCCTTGAAACTTAGCTGACCAGATTGAAGGCAGGCTACCAATGGTTAGATATGTTAATTTCAGCAGGGTGTCTTCTACAGGTTGTTTCTACAATAAAACCATTTTTGTGATTCATGTGTACCAATCTAAGGAAGCAAAGTTTATTTCTGCCTGTGCCCAGGCTTGTTTCTCCCATCTTCTTGCTAATACTATGAGTTATGATAGTCAACCAAGAAATCCCCTTTATTAAATTGGTAAAGATCAGTATTTTTGTATATAACCACAGAGGCCTGGATGATACAGGGAATCAAATCACTAAAGTGAAACTGACAACACAAGTtctgagacagtgtttcaccataaaAACTTCCAGAAGGAAAACCTAAACCAGTTAGGAAAGCTCAAAAGAGTAATAACAGGCTCAACAAtgatggaaattttattttagcataggtattcaataaattcttaaaaataaaactatgtagCAGATGGATTCTTTTCATGCtcatttaattatgttttctcATGCAAATATTgtgcatttattaaaatgtgcCCAGATTCTGAAGGTAAGGCTGAGGcaaataatatattgaaaataaattaattatcatCTATCTATAATTTATTCTTGTGGGTCTTTGATATTTTAGATGGAAGACAAAAGGGGCTTCATTCACTATTAAGTTCATAAAGAGCAAGGAGAAAAGAATGACAGTGTAACTTTCCTATTGTATAAATTAATGAAAGGCTGCCCTTGTGTTCATCTATCAGAAAACTGGATTGTCTGGTTTACTACTTTTGTTATAAATACTAATGTTATCTcacttaattttgctttaaatcaTGTACATACACAAATTACTTTTAACAATaggaagaaaatacacatttcttcaCCAGTGTGAGCACCAAAgcataaaagttaatttttttcattcaaaaacctaatatttaattaattaactgcttgttttcaaaaatgataaataccATCCTTCATACATGCCTTTGCCATCAGTGAGATGGCTCCttgtggaaagaagctttattGAAACTGATTAACACCAGAATGAGAACTGAATTTAGGGAAAGATGATGTATTTTGGAGTCAAAGGAATGTGGATTTCAATTCTGGAtcagtatttaaataaaatatgcctcAGACTATCTATATCTATcgtctctatatatagatatatagatatctatctaCAGAGACTATATATAGTACACATACAGCCTCAGACTatatatacaatgtttatatGTATAGTCTCtctatatatctgatatataaaTCAACAGATTATATATTAAcagtctatatgtatatatgtatagtctATATATCCGATCTATAGATTGTTAATCTATATATCAGAGATATATAGactatacatataaacatatagacTGTTAATATATAATCTGTTAATTTCAGCAGGGTGTCTTCTACAGGCTGTTTCtacaataaaactatttttgtgaTTCATGTGTCCCAATCTAACGAAGCAAAGTTTATTTCTGCCTGTGCCCAGGCTTGTTTCTCCCATCTTCTTGCTAATACTGTGAGTTATGATGGTCAACCAAGAAATCCCCTTTACTAAAATTGGTAAAGATCAGTATTTTTTGTATATAACCACAGAGGCCTGGATGATACAGGGAATCAAATCACTAAAGTGAAACTGACAACACAAGTTctgagatagtgtttcaccataaAACCTTCCAGAAGGAAAACCTAAACCAGTTAGGAAAGCTCAAAAGAGCAATAATAGGCTCAACAATATATATATTGATACATATATATCCTGGACCCACAGGGGTCTTCAAAGTGataataaattgtgtgtgtgtataaaacaatacatattacatatataagatatatatcactttatatacatatataatcaatTTGTATATTTCAGCTGATTGGTAAGCACTTTAAatgcaacattttatttaattgtctTAAAACAGAATGAGATGGATTTTATCTCTGACCATATATTTTGtctatatatctgatatatagactatacatatatacatactctGAAACCCATTTTACAAAAACAAtcaaatgacaacaacaacaaaagcaaaaagcacACTGCAATTTATGTACTTTTTACAtcatgtgaaaaatatatatacacatgataaatattatatacagtctgatatatatatatatttatacatatatacattgtctcagagagagatatatatatatttgcagaaCCTCTGTTTTCTGCAGCTCTGTCACATGATGTAAAAAGTAGCTAAATTGCAGAgtgctttttgcttttgttgttatttgtttgtttgtttttaggaagGGAGAAATTGAATATGAAGTAGTGTCTGGCATCTGTTACACAGCTTTCATTTGAAGATGTACCATTTACTTGACTCTACTCTAGGGAGGTGTGGATAAAAAGAGATTGACCACTGTAGTGGGTTAAATGGTAGAATGTGGAGGCCCCCAAAAGATATGTCAATGTTCTACTTTATATGGCAAAGGATAGATGACATTAAAGCTATTAAGATGAATAGAATACCCTTTGTATTAGTCAGCTTGGTCTACCATACAAAAATCAGAcggggtgacttaaaacaacagaaatctattttctcccagttctgaaAGCTAGAAACCCCGAATCGAGGTCCAGCAGGATCAGTTTCTCATGAAGACTCTCCTCCGAGCCTGCAGATGGCCATCTTAGAACTATCCCCACAGCACAGAGGAAATATGTTCTCTGGTTTAGTTTCTTACAAGAACACTAATTCTACCAGATCATGCTCCCACcattatgacttcatttaacatTAATTACTTTCACAAAGGCCCTATACCGTGTTGGTTATCGCTTCACCGTATTAATTTTGGGAGAACAGATTTTACTCCATAGGATTCTGGATTATTATGTTGGCCCTAAATGCtatcacaagtgtccttataagacagAAGAAGAGGGAGATTTCACACAGAAACATGGAATAGAAGGCAAGGTGGTAATGGGGCACATATAGACAGCCACAAGCCCAGGTATCCCCAGACAACCACCAGAAGCTGTGAGAGGCATAGAAGGGATTATCCCCTAGAACCTCTAGAGGAAGTGTAGTCCTGCCAGATTTCACATTTCTAGCCTTTAGATatgtgagagaaaatatttacgtTGTTTTAAGTCAGCAAGTTTGTGGTATTTGTTGCAATAGcaatacaaaactaaaacaacTACTTCTTCTAGTAATTTCTAATGTACTAGAGACTCATTTTCCTAGCTCTTGATTATATTTCATAATCCTACACAAGGCAAAATACTTTAATATTCCCTCATTAAAATATCCAAACTTTCTCTTACCTTTTCTGATAAAAAGTTTGAAGCCTACATCTTTTAAATGGTACTCAGAATTCACGTTAAACACTATGAAAACTTCAATTAAATTAACTGTTCTGTAAATGGATGAAATAAAAATCCCTAAGAGGATAACTGTAAAATCCAGAATTccagaataaatgaaatatattagtCTTTTTCttgtgccattaaaaaaaaaaaaatagcatgcatATTACATAAGtggctttttttctaatttatcttgatttttttctatagtctgtgcatatttttaatatataacatggggacatttttaaaaactgatatatgaagtttttttttccttagcgGTGCAAATATACTCAAGTGGTGGTCCCCAACcatttggcaccagggactggttttgtggaagacgaTTTTTCCATGAACGGGGAGACGATGATTTCGGGATGGAACTGTTCCACTTCACATCATTAGGAATTAGATTTTCATAAAAAGCACATAACCCAGACCCCTTgcatgtacagttcacaataggggttcccctcctgtgagaatctaatgctgccgctgatctgacaggaggcagagctcaggtggtaatgcttgctcacctgctgctcacctcttgCTGCGCAGCCAgcttcctaacaggccacgaaacagtactggtccatggctgGGAACCCCTGCACTGAAGAATACTCAAGGAGAGTAAAAGCGGCTAACAGAGAAAAATTTTTTGATCCTGGACCCACAGGGGTCTTCAAAGTGATAATaaattgtgagtgtgtgtgtgtgtgtgtgtgtgtgtgtgtgtataaaacaatacatattacatatataagatatatatcactttatatacatatataatcaatTTGTATATTTCACCTGATTGGTAAGCACTTTAAatgcaacattttatttaattgtctTAAAACAGAATGAGACGGATTCTATTTCTGACCAAGATGAAGTTACAATAATCACATTTACAGTAATACCCTTTATATGTGGTTTCACttcttatgatttcatttacctGAGGTCAACcaagttttgaaaatattaagatattttaagagagagagagaaagaaggagaaagaccacattcacttaacttttattatagtatattaattgttctattttattattaattattgctgTTAATatcttattgtgcctaatttataagttaaactttatcataagtatgtatagaaaaaatacAGTGTATAGAGGATTCAGTACTATCCAGTTTCAGGTATCCAGTTGAGATCTTGGAAAATATCCCCTGCAGATAAGGAGAGACTACTGTTCTGTTTCACCTGaaaccatgaaaaaaatgaacaaaatataaacGATGGTATTAAGAAAACTGACAACAGGTAAGGAGGAATAGTGGTTCCAGAGAGAAAGGACACAAATGAAGGGCACATAGCCTGTAGCAACTAGATGCCAGAATGAGGGCAGTCAAGAGCTAAAACAGTGAGAAATGATGGGTACCAAAGACCAACTTTGGTAGCAATACAATTCTTCCAAAGTCCACAAATGGAACGGACTCTTCAG encodes the following:
- the LOC116272873 gene encoding leucine zipper protein 2-like, which produces MVSDIYKFPFYCFILIAMLLQYYIMCYNNDLDLFVQTISLVFNDLFLSPFVSSKPQQSASGNNESSQVESTKERNPRTTACDSQDEGRTCSMTHKESPPSNATAETEPIPQKLQMPPCSECEVKKAPEKPLTSFEGMAAREEKIL